From Pectinophora gossypiella chromosome 16, ilPecGoss1.1, whole genome shotgun sequence, one genomic window encodes:
- the LOC126373702 gene encoding uncharacterized protein LOC126373702: MPKQKRSAEEKMEYYKNKIRKYELRRQGAGQQPNQSPSGYTPCMDYSEEGPIIEAIPVDPVDDTVNDSDDSFETIPSTTADPVLDPSSGAEETVPNNPEIENVVPEIDPELLQALGEVTEGTPEFGEKIHENLAQLWAPLLKKGLSKESKEKLTKDYLIPENCKLFQAPKLNAEITAAISELARNWDKKMMATQQQLGIGLTAVNRAMTILLTSDNKVKAMNNRVIIEQNA; the protein is encoded by the exons atgccGAAACAAAAGCGTTCTGCGGAAGAAAAGAtggaatattataaaaataaaattcggaaATATGAATTACGACGACAAG GCGCTGGTCAACAACCTAACCAGAGTCCCTCCGGTTATACACCATGCATGGACTATTCGGAAGAAGGGCCTATAATTGAGGCGATACCAGTGGATCCTGTCGATGATACAGTAAACGATAGTGACGACTCCTTCGAAACCATCCCGTCTACTACAGCTGATCCGGTATTAGACCCGTCATCAGGTGCCGAAGAAACAGTTCCTAATAATCCTGAAATCGAGAACGTGGTACCTGAAATAGACCCGGAACTTTTACAAGCCTTAGGCGAAGTAACAGAAGGGACTCCTGAATTCGGGGAAAAGATCCACGAAAACCTAGCACAACTGTGGGCACCCCTGCTTAAGAAAGGATTATCAAAGGAGAGTAAGGAAAAGCTTACGAAAGATTATCTTATTCCCGAAAATTGTAAGTTATTTCAAGCACCTAAACTAAATGCTGAAATAACAGCAGCTATTTCAGAACTAGCAAGGAACTGGGACAAGAAAATGATGGCAACCCAACAACAGTTAGGCATTGGCCTAACGGCTGTCAATAGAGCCATGACAATCCTTCTAACCAGCGATAACAAAGTTAAGGCAATGAA CAACAGGGTTATTATCGAACAAAATGCATAA